The following are from one region of the Falco biarmicus isolate bFalBia1 chromosome 1, bFalBia1.pri, whole genome shotgun sequence genome:
- the RAD51D gene encoding DNA repair protein RAD51 homolog 4: MVVLRAGLCPGLTEEMIGLLRASGIRTVVDFVSSDLEDVAQKCSLSYKVLVAVRRVLLAQFSAFPANGADLYEELKSSTAILPTGSPSLDQLLDSGLYTGEVTELMGAPGSGKTQVCLGIAVSVSLGLKQHVLFLDSTGGFTASRVYQMLRAQTEDEEEQLEALQRIQVVRVFDIYEVLSALQELRDHLSQQVMSSMGPVKVVVIDSVSSVIYPLLGGKQSEGLAIMMQLARELKTLAREFSLAVVVTNQVTRDSSTSQLKPALGRSWSFVPSTRVLLENKEATQEKATTQRLASLAKSPRQPMGIQVELDIGNSDVQELSPVTPTQGL; the protein is encoded by the exons ATGGTGGTCCTACGGGCTGGGCTCTGCCCCGGTCTCACCGAGGAGATGATCGGGCTCCTCCGGGCCAGCGGCATTCGGACGG TGGTAGACTTTGTGTCATCAGACCTCGAGGACGTTGCCCAGAAGTGTTCCCTGTCTTACAAG GTGCTGGTTGCAGTGAGACGTGTGCTTCTGGCCCAGTTCTCTGCCTTCCCCGCCAATGGAGCAGACCTCTACGAGGAGCTCAAGAGCTCCACGGCCATCCTGCCGACTGGGAGCCCAAG CCTGGACCAGCTGCTGGACTCTGGGCTGTACACGGGGGAAGTGACGGAGCTCATGGGAGCACCTGGCAGTGGGAAGACGCAG GTGTGCCTGGGCATTGCGGTCAGCGTATCTCTTGGCCTCAAGCAACACGTCCTGTTTCTCGACTCCACGGGGGGATTCACCGCCTCCCGTGTCTACCAGATGCTTCGAGCCCAGACAGAGGATGAGGAAGAGCAG ctggaggctcTGCAGCGGATCCAGGTAGTCCGTGTGTTTGACATCTATGAAGTGCTGAGTGCCTTGCAGGAGCTGCGGGATCACCTCTCCCAGCAG GTCATGAGCTCCATGGGACCTGTCAAGGTCGTGGTGATCGACTCTGTCTCATCTGTGATTTACCCACTGCTGGGCGGCAAGCAGTCAGAGG GTTTGGCCATCATGATGCAGCTGGCTAGGGAGCTGAAGACTCTGGCCAGGGAGTTCAGCCTTGCTGTTGTG GTGACTAACCAGGTGACAAGGGACAGCAGCACCAGTCAACTGAAGCCAGCCCTTGGCCGATCCTGGAGTTTTGTGCCCAGCACCCGGGTGCTGCTGGAGAACAAAGAAGCCACCCAGGAGAAAGCCACCACGCAGCGCTTGGCTTCCTTGGCAAAGTCACCCCGGCAG CCGATGGGGATACAGGTGGAGCTGGATATTGGAAATAGTGATGTGCAGGAGCTGAGCCCTGTGACACCCACACAGGGGCTCTGA
- the UNC45B gene encoding protein unc-45 homolog B translates to MRHKLMFFLKALQMEDPVQLKEEGNKYFQANDYEKAVQSYTQAIKLNKDKALQAVLYRNRAACFLKKEEYAKAASDASRAIDINTSDIKALYRRSQALEKLGKLDQAFKDVQKCATMEPRNKNFQETLRRLGADIQEKLRIQFSTDLRVQKMFEILLDENSEKEKREKAANNLIVLGREEAGAERIFQNNGVSLLLQLIETKNPELILAAVRTLSGMCTGHKARATAILHYLGIDNICMWMSVDDEEISLAVCNLLQTITDCLLGQGKEEHHGKEEAVVLDTKKDVRMITMRLLDMLVSKQVSGQGRDRALNLLNKNIPRKDLNDQDNSRTIFVIDNGLKKILKVVGQIPEMPDCLPLTENTQLTASVLLNKLYDDLRCDPERDNYRVICEEYIKSKVDPQNMDKTLHAIQMVSGILQGPFDLGNKLLGMKGVMEMMVALCGSEREIDQLVAVEALIHASTKLSRASFIISNGVTLLKEIYKKTKNEKIKIRALVGLCKLGSAGGTDYGLRQFAEGSTEKLAKQCRKWLCNTSIDARTRKWAVEGLAYLTLDADVKDDFVEDEPALQAMFELAKASDKTILYSVASALVNCTNSYDTKELVPELVQLAKFSKQHVPEEHPKDKKDFVVKRVKRLLKAGVVSALACMVKADSAILTDQSKELIARVFLALCEDPKDRGTIVAQGGGKALIPLAVEGTEVGKIKASHALAKIAAISNPDIAFPGERVYEVVRPLVSLLNTERDGLQNYEALLGLTNFSGRSDKLRMKIVKERALPDIENYMFENHDQIRQAATECMCNLVVNKEVQERFVADGNDRLKLVVLLCGEDDEKLQVAASGALAMLTAAQKKLCSKMTEVTTQWLEILQRLCLHDNMEVQHRGLVIAFNLISADKELAMKMVKTELLEILTYVGKQEDDPKKQHIINVARDCLTKCMDYGLIKPLSRA, encoded by the exons ATGCGACACAAACTGATGTTTTTCCTTAAAGCTCTCCAAATGGAGGATCCTGTCCAGCTGAAAGAGGAGggcaataaatattttcaggccAATGACTATGAGAAAGCTGTTCAAAGCTACACTCAAGCCATAAAGCTCAACAAGGACAAGGCGCTGCAGGCGGTGCTGTACAGGAACAGGGCAGCGTGTTTCCTTAAAAAG GAGGAATATGCCAAGGCAGCCTCGGACGCATCTAGAG CTATTGACATCAACACTTCGGATATCAAAGCCTTGTACCGGCGCAGCCAAGCTCTGGAAAAATTGGGGAAATTGGACCAAGCGTTCAAAGATGTTCAGAAATGTGCCACCATGGAACCCCGCAACAAAAACTTCCAGGAGACCCTGAGGCGGCTAGGGGCTGATATCCAGGAGAAG CTGCGCATTCAGTTCTCCACGGACTTGCGGGTGCAAAAGATGTTTGAAATCCTGCTGGATGAgaacagtgagaaagaaaagcgAGAAAAG GCTGCAAACAACCTCATAGTCCTGGGGCGGGAGGAAGCAGGTGCCGAGAGGATTTTCCAGAACAACGGGGTCAGCTTGCTGCTACAGCTGATAGAAACCAAAAATCCTGAGCTGATCCTGGCAGCTGTGAGGACACTTTCGGGAATGTGCACAGGACATAAGGCTCGG GCCACTGCCATTCTCCACTACCTGGGCATTGACAACATTTGTATGTGGATGTCAGTAGACGATGAAGAAATCTCCCTGGCTGTCTGCAACCTCCTGCAGACCATCACTGACTGCTTGCTGGGCCAGGGGAAAGAGGAGCATCACGGGAAGGAGGAGGCTGTAGTGCTAG ATACCAAGAAAGATGTGAGGATGATCACAATGCGTTTGCTGGATATGCTGGTCAGTAAGCAAGTATCTGGGCAAGGGCGAGACCGAGCTCTTAACCTCCTCAACAAGAATATACCGAGGAAGGACCTGAATGACCAAGACAACAGCCGGACCATCTTTGTCATAGACAATG GCttaaaaaagatactgaaagTGGTGGGCCAGATTCCTGAGATGCCTGACTGCCTGCCGCTGACAGAGAACACCCAGCTGACTGCCTCTGTCCTCCTAAATAAACTCTATGATGACCTGCGCTGCGACCCAGAGCGTGACAACTACCGGGTGATCTGCGAGGAGTACATCAA GAGCAAAGTTGACCCACAGAACATGGATAAGACACTCCATGCCATCCAGATGGTGTCTGGAATTCTGCAAGGGCCCTTTGACTTAGGCAACAAGCTGCTTGGCATGAAGGGAGTCATGGAGATGATGGTTGCCCTGTGTGGTTCCGAGAGGGAGATTGAccagctggtggctgtggaAGCCCTTATCCATGCCTCCACCAAGCTGAGCCGGGCCTCCTTCATCATCTCCAATGGGGTGACGCTCCTGAAGGAGATCTACAAGAAGACCAAGAATGAGAAGATCAAAATCCGAGCCCTGGTG GGTCTCTGCAAGCTGGGCTCGGCAGGAGGTACAGATTATGGACTGCGGCAGTTTGCTGAGGGGTCCACGGAGAAGTTAGCCAAACAGTGCCGAAA ATGGTTGTGCAACACCAGCATTGATGCCCGCACCAGGAAATGGGCTGTGGAAGGGCTGGCGTATCTAACCCTCGATGCAGATGTGAAAGATGACTTTGTTGAAGATGAGCCAGCCCTGCAAGCTATGTTTGAATTAGCCAAG gcaAGTGACAAGACTATCTTGTATTCTGTGGCTTCTGCACTGGTGAACTGTACCAACAGCTATGATACCAAGGAGCTGGTCCCAGAGCTGGTGCAACTGGCAAAATTCTCCAAGCAGCACGTGCCTGAGGAGCATCCGAAG GACAAGAAGGATTTTGTGGTGAAGCGGGTGAAGCGGTTGCTGAAAGCCGGTGTAGTCTCTGCCTTGGCCTGCATGGTGAAGGCGGACAGTGCCATCCTGACGGACCAGAGCAAGGAGCTCATCGCCAG GGTGTTTCTTGCCTTGTGTGAAGACCCCAAGGACCGTGGGACCATTGTTGCTCAAGGTGGTGGAAAG GCCCTGATACCTCTGGCTGTGGAAGGCACAGAAGTTGGCAAGATAAAGGCTTCTCATGCTCTGGCAAAAATTGCTGCTATCTCCAAtccagacatagcattcccaGGGGAGAGG GTATACGAGGTGGTGAGACCCCTTGTCAGCCTGCTGAACACGGAGAGAGACGGCCTCCAGAATTACGAAGCTCTGTTAGGTCTCACTAACTTTTCAGGAAGAAGTGATAAACTTCG GATGAAGATAGTCAAAGAGAGGGCTCTGCCAGATATTGAAAACTATATGTTTGAGAATCACGACCAAATACGACAGGCAGCCACAGAGTGCATGTGCAACCTGGTGGTCAACAAGGAG gttcaAGAGCGGTTTGTGGCTGATGGAAATGACCGGCTGAAGTTGGTAGTGTTACTGTGTGGTGAGGATGATGAGAAACTCCAGGTTGCGGCATCAGGAGCCCTGGCCATGCTtacagcagcacaaaaaaaacTCTGCTCCAAGATGACTGAAGTG ACCACCCAGTGGCTTGAAATCCTGCAGAGGCTCTGCTTGCATGATAACATGGAAGTACAGCACCGAGGGCTGGTCATCGCTTTCAACTTAATCAGTGCTGACAAAGAGCTAGCGATGAAGATGGTGAAGACTGAGCTCCTGGAGATCCTGACGTATGTCGGCAAGCAAGAAGATGACCCCAAGAAGCAGCACATCATTAATGTAGCACGTGATTGCCTCACAAAGTGCATGGATTATGGGCTGATCAAACCTCTCTCTCGGGCatga